The Festucalex cinctus isolate MCC-2025b chromosome 6, RoL_Fcin_1.0, whole genome shotgun sequence genomic sequence CAGAACAAAGGTACATCACGCTTAACAAACACGTGACAGGCCCCGTCCTCTCGTGTGGTTACGGAAACCGAGGCGATTAAAGCTGTACCTTGACTCTCCTCTGTAAAGTGCTGATATCGGGCCTCTCGTTGCTGCTGCTGTCCAAATGTCTGCAGGGGGGAACGACGTGACATGTTTAAGGTCGGAGACAATGGGTGGGTGGGGTGTTATTATCAGTTTGCTGAAGGGGCTGACGCATTAGCAATGCAGCGTTTAGACTTTACACTCTTGACCCCGAGGGCTTCATAAAACACGTGCCCACACACAAACAGGCGTGAATTCTGCAGAGCGGGGGAAACAGTGCAAGAGTTCAAGAATCTTACTTGTAGAGTTCTGCTAAGAAAATGTCCAGGCCTTGCAGTTCTTCAAATAAagctgagagagagaaaaaaaacaaacaaacatgatcaGCATCACTGCTCATGTGCATGATCGTGACAACAACTCAAAAGTCATGTGCCGAATCTAATCTTATCATCTGCAACGCAATACAAAGTTATTTCAGATAGTTAAGGCCTAATGTGAACCACGTCCTCACAGCTCTTGTCGGTCCACACGTGCAACTCCTGTGCAAGCTCGGGTATGACCAGGAAAGTCCTCCAGCCTTGGCGCTTCTTGGACTTGAGTATGTCTCCAAAGATGTGGTCCCCGATGTACACAATGTCCTTGCCTTTGGCCCCCAGCAAGTCGCACACGATGTCTGAGGAACCTGTGGTGAAGTATCACGACATCAGGCAGGGCGCGACCACAGACATCCTGACACCACGTGACACGTCTTCTTACCTCCAGAGTAAACAATACCATGCTGCAGCGGTCCTGTGTAGGTGCCAATCTTGAGTCGCCCTGTGGTCTGAAGAgaatttaaaatacataaagtaaTTGGGTTTGAGATACAATTTCACAATGCTTCACACAAGTAAGGAAACCTTGAGGTTGCTCTATACCAGGGGTCGGCAACCTTTAATGTCAAAACAGCCATTTTAGgtcaaataataacaaaaaaatcggTATGGAACCACAAAACCTTTGAACAAGGAAACAGTGTTCTAAtttactgagggcccaagagctaattagggctgcaccaaaacagaaaatatgcacttatttgttcatttattttatttttttctaccttAGACTTAGTTTTAAGTTTTTAGCTttaagacttttctgcctttctgtcaaatttctgacatttttggcaattttatgcctctcttcttgtttttttttttttttttttttttttaagacattttttggCTACTTTTGGACACTTGTTCCTGCCTTTTTGCTATTaatattctgacatttttggtaatttgggggatttaattttttggttttggacattttatacatgttttcttttctgcctttaaaaaaaataaaataaaaatctgactttttttggcaattttgtgtacattaaaTGCTAATTTTTGGGATTTCGTCTTTTggttatggacattttatggttactttttgaacattttcttttctgcctttttaaaaatacgctttggtaattttctgcttttcctcttcctgtttggacaattttatggtcactttttagacatgattagatttttttgattatttttattttttttaacattttcatctttctttcatctctctttttttttgacaacttacaaattttgactttgacattttttaaatatttattttttaaacctagTTTATTAATtcagttaaaaaatattttatttaaaaatttaaaatatgtataaaaaaaaaatcacttgacACTATATAAGTAGTAATTGCAGTACATTCTTTTTAAGAGTGAATAACTTAATTCTCAAGAATATTACACTGGCATCGAAATACAGAGCAATAAACCTTatttaaacaatatatatatatatatatatatatatatatatatatatatatatatatatatatatatatatatatatatatatatatatatatatatatatatatatatatatatatatattagcacTGATGTTATTGATATATATAATTTGCATACACATATTGATAAACAGACCTGTTACATAAGACCAATCAACAGTCCCTTAAAAGGTTTTTGCTTGCTTTATCACAACATCCTGTTTCTTGGATCATTTTGGCCAAAATCCTCTGCATCCCGGGTATAAATGAAGATTTCGATTAATAAACTCAATCATTTGAAATTTGTTGCATTTCTATTGCATCATCAAGCTGTAAGCTGTGATCGTAATGTCCCCTCACCGTGTCCACTTGTCGGAGAACTGTCCCTTCACCAAAGAAGAGCGGCTTTCTGGCGTCCACCAGGATAAGGTCGAAGTAAGACTGCCACGGTCGGTGTGACGTATCAGGCTGATGTGAACATAAACATGCAGAAAGTCACACAATAATatggattatttaaaaaaaaaaaaaaaagacatggctGGCTTCAATATACAAGCCTGCCTATCTTGTATAGAGTTACATCTCAGAGAAGAGAATATTTAGAATATGTACCTTTGGACCGTGGGGGAAGTCAAACAGGTATGTCATGATTTTCTGTCAACAAAATAATATCCATCAAGAGGGTTTtaatttattgacatttttaccatctcactgctaaacaaaaataaaaccctaaaatgtatctcttcaaaattattatttttgcagtaAATAAATAGATTGTGACTGGTGACTAAACTGTTATTTAGCCAACAAGTAGCTGGTGTGGCTCATGGTGTGAATATTAATGGTCTTACTTACATCCGTGTATTTGTAGTCACTGTTGGTAGCCAAAAACACCTTGGCAACTTCATTCATCCGGCTGAGGAGAAGAGGCAACTTTCCCTAATGGgaatgcagaaaaacaaaatgaacggTAAAGCTCTTTACAAGGAAGCCTCCTCAAAGATTCAAGTGTATGCCGTCATGAATACAAACTACTTACATCTTTCACGACATACTTCTCAAGGTTTTCCACCGTTTTTTCCTTCAGTGTCccctgaaatgtaaaaaaaatgtaaaaacttaACACAGCTTGACTGTACTCGTCTTATTACAAGCAAGCCATACAATTTTGTACAAAGCCATAAACTGCATTCACGATGTCCTTCCTGCTCAAGAAGTTTGTGGGTAGGAATTGTGAAGCTTGCTAGTCAGATACAGTACAACCAAATGTGCTGTTTACACACTATACAGCCACAACTAGTAACCAAATTAACCAGATGTGAAGGCTCAACTAAGAGAAATGAGGTTGGACTACTGCTGTACTCATCATAAAAGACTAATTCCTAAAATTGATTGTTCTCTATTGCCACCAGTTATGTACATCATGAACATGATCCAGGCAAACTGTGACACTTAACAGGTACTTGGTATTTGAACCCTTTGGAATTACCTGGTTTAAGAATAAAATTGTTCTAAGAGGAGGGGCCCCAgcatggaattaaaaaaaaatcatgtttgtcTACTGCTAATAGcttagtattgtttgaatttacTTTCAATGAACCACTAAATTCTGTAATATTTTCAGTTAAGTTATGAGATTTATTTGGACACACAACGGGTGAACACTTATCGTAATATTAATATTTGTCTGAATACTTAATACACTTGTTCATGTTTGAGGACAACAACGGAAGGTGGAAGGAATTGACGACCCATCACTCGGGACTGGAGGGGAGTTTTGTGGTTATGTAATAATTGTTTTGGGGTATTTCGTTCtggtaatttaatttaaatgcaCTTTAGCTTCCAATTGTTGTTTAGTGTtgatatcgtttttttttttttttttttttttttgctgtcataCCTCCCTCTTGTGATCATTTAAGTTAGTCCACCCCTATTTAAGCCAACTGAGTTGTTTGTCTGTAGGCCAGTCCGGTTTGAGTTTTGTTGTTAAATTGACCTCTTTTAAATTGGGCCCAAAACTTTAAATATTAGTTGATGTTTGAACTTttgttaaatcttttttttctgctttcattaaactgatttttttgtctaaaatgtAAACATCTGTGTCCTTGTCCATGTTTGATCCATTACAATAACACAgcataaaatagtaaaaaaataaaaaaaatacccattaATTCCATAGGAAAGTAGGTCATCAAATCCATAATTATTTTCAATAGTATGCATCTAAATTATTACTAAACAGGCATGCGAATAAATAGTCCCAACATGAAATTTGAACATAACACTTAAAtatgaaaatacggtaagtaaATCTACCCATAattcaaatacaaaatattggcCCAGTAATTTGGTAAATAATGTAGGAAGAAATATATATCATTTAGCCCGTACgcagtatcttttttttaaatgacttggtcagaaccatcaaaaagcccaaaac encodes the following:
- the nt5c2b gene encoding cytosolic purine 5'-nucleotidase isoform X2, giving the protein MSYKSMFQDVRDAVDWVHFKGTLKEKTVENLEKYVVKDGKLPLLLSRMNEVAKVFLATNSDYKYTDKIMTYLFDFPHGPKPDTSHRPWQSYFDLILVDARKPLFFGEGTVLRQVDTTTGRLKIGTYTGPLQHGIVYSGGSSDIVCDLLGAKGKDIVYIGDHIFGDILKSKKRQGWRTFLVIPELAQELHVWTDKSSLFEELQGLDIFLAELYKHLDSSSNERPDISTLQRRVKKVTHDMDMCYGMMGSLFRSGSRQTLFASQVMRYADLYAASFINLLYYPFSYLFRAAHVLMPHESTVEHTHVDIDAESPLATRNRNHCSDCKELECKRNQLTRSFSEIKPPNLFPQTPQEITHCHDEDDDEEEEEEEEEEEEEEE